From Cellulomonas dongxiuzhuiae, the proteins below share one genomic window:
- a CDS encoding pyridoxal phosphate-dependent aminotransferase produces MLLRPLDQSAKLKNVLYEIRGKALDEAARMEAEGRRVLKLNTGNPAAFGFDAPHQIVADVIAAVPHAHGYTESRGILSARRAIVTRYETVEGFPTFDVDDIYLGNGVSELITMTLQALLDEGDEVLIPSPDYPLWTAMTSLSDGKPVHYRCDEASGWEPDVEHIREQITPRTKAIVVINPNNPTGAVYRREVLEQIADIAREHSLLLLADEIYDRILYDGAQHIPLASVAPDLLCLTFNGLSKTYRVAGYRSGWVVVTGPQAHAKGFLEGMTLLASTRLCPNVPAQHAIQAALGGVQSINGLVAPGGRLHEQRQVAWEGLNSIPGVSCVKPDGALYLFPRLDPEHFGILDDAQLVYDLLVSEQILLVQGTGFNWPTPDHLRIVTLPEARVLGEAVERMGNFLASYRQTPR; encoded by the coding sequence ATGTTGCTGCGCCCCCTCGACCAGTCCGCCAAGCTCAAGAACGTCCTGTACGAGATCCGGGGCAAGGCGCTGGACGAGGCCGCACGCATGGAGGCCGAGGGCCGGCGCGTCCTCAAGCTCAACACCGGCAACCCGGCGGCGTTCGGGTTCGACGCGCCGCACCAGATCGTGGCGGACGTCATCGCCGCGGTCCCGCACGCGCACGGGTACACCGAGTCGCGCGGCATCCTGTCGGCGCGCCGCGCGATCGTCACGCGGTACGAGACCGTCGAGGGCTTCCCGACGTTCGACGTCGACGACATCTACCTCGGCAACGGCGTGTCCGAGCTCATCACGATGACCCTGCAGGCGCTGCTCGACGAGGGCGACGAGGTGCTCATCCCGTCGCCCGACTACCCGCTGTGGACGGCCATGACGAGCCTGTCCGACGGCAAGCCCGTGCACTACCGGTGCGACGAGGCGAGCGGCTGGGAGCCGGACGTCGAGCACATCCGCGAGCAGATCACGCCGCGGACCAAGGCGATCGTCGTCATCAACCCCAACAACCCGACGGGCGCCGTGTACCGGCGCGAGGTGCTCGAGCAGATCGCCGACATCGCGCGCGAGCACAGCCTGCTGCTCCTGGCCGACGAGATCTACGACCGCATCCTGTACGACGGTGCGCAGCACATCCCGCTCGCGAGCGTCGCGCCGGACCTGCTGTGCCTGACGTTCAACGGCCTGTCGAAGACGTACCGGGTCGCCGGCTACCGGTCCGGGTGGGTCGTGGTGACCGGCCCGCAGGCGCACGCGAAGGGCTTCCTCGAGGGCATGACGCTGCTCGCGTCGACCCGGCTGTGCCCGAACGTCCCCGCGCAGCACGCGATCCAGGCCGCGCTCGGCGGCGTGCAGTCGATCAACGGGCTCGTCGCCCCGGGCGGTCGCCTGCACGAGCAGCGGCAGGTCGCGTGGGAGGGCCTGAACTCCATCCCCGGCGTCTCGTGCGTCAAGCCCGACGGTGCGCTGTACCTGTTCCCGCGGCTCGACCCCGAGCACTTCGGCATCCTCGACGACGCGCAGCTCGTGTACGACCTGCTCGTCAGCGAGCAGATCCTGCTGGTGCAGGGCACCGGCTTCAACTGGCCGACACCGGACCACCTGCGGATCGTCACGCTCCCGGAGGCCCGCGTCCTCGGCGAGGCCGTCGAGCGCATGGGCAACTTCCTCGCGTCGTACCGGCAGACGCCCCGCTGA
- a CDS encoding urease accessory protein UreD, whose product MDVLQVMTEEHAPGTTGTTCTRVALTADGDLEVAGEALEACRLPDERGRVRVALVSAGCAERNGRIEVEVAPGRGLEIVEVTGTGTHDVRRTRTQWLLDVRLGRDAVLVWPSLPIVVADGADVLRLTHVDLATGARVVLRETLVLGGAGAAGGRIRSTIRARLDDRPLLAETFVAEPAPLLVGAPAERRLETLLVLGARLDHPEAMQLEREGTMLRGPAARVHDGDLAALVPAAGRATGALVRPAS is encoded by the coding sequence GTGGACGTCCTGCAGGTCATGACCGAGGAGCACGCGCCGGGCACGACGGGGACGACGTGCACGCGCGTCGCCCTCACCGCCGACGGCGACCTGGAGGTGGCGGGCGAGGCACTCGAGGCCTGCCGCCTGCCCGACGAGCGCGGCCGGGTGCGCGTCGCTCTGGTCTCCGCGGGTTGCGCAGAGCGCAACGGGCGGATCGAGGTCGAGGTCGCACCCGGTCGCGGGCTGGAGATCGTCGAGGTCACCGGCACCGGGACCCACGACGTGCGACGCACGCGCACGCAGTGGCTGCTCGACGTGCGGCTCGGACGCGACGCGGTGCTGGTGTGGCCGAGCCTGCCGATCGTCGTCGCCGACGGTGCCGACGTCCTGCGGCTGACGCACGTCGACCTCGCGACGGGCGCACGCGTCGTGCTGCGCGAGACGCTGGTGCTGGGTGGCGCGGGCGCGGCGGGGGGTCGCATCCGCTCGACGATCCGCGCACGCCTGGACGACCGGCCGCTGCTCGCCGAGACGTTCGTCGCCGAACCGGCGCCGCTCCTGGTCGGGGCACCGGCCGAACGACGCCTGGAGACCCTGCTCGTCCTGGGCGCACGCCTCGACCACCCCGAGGCCATGCAGCTCGAGCGCGAGGGCACGATGCTGCGCGGCCCGGCGGCCCGCGTCCACGACGGTGACCTCGCCGCGCTCGTCCCGGCGGCCGGCCGGGCCACAGGCGCCCTGGTCCGTCCCGCGTCCTAG
- a CDS encoding urease accessory protein UreD: protein MSTSGGTAGRTRASVTRARGGRPRVDLVGGLLTCRRLPDEEGTVRVALVATQALLLAGDDVRITVEVDEGLALEVVEVGGTVAYDMQGGAATWAVDVHLGAGALLVWDALPFVVATGADVQRTSRLALGEGARAVLRETFVLGRTGESGGHLTTTTRADLAGRPLLVETLTVDPAARADPALLGGARCLDTVTVLGARYDADAPAGGDVLQLDGPGTLVRTFGSDAHTGDLAAAVTHARRAAATAARPAVAAAARPVGAVPAVR from the coding sequence GTGAGCACGTCCGGGGGGACGGCCGGCAGGACCCGTGCGTCGGTCACGCGGGCACGCGGCGGCCGGCCGCGCGTGGACCTCGTCGGCGGTCTGCTGACGTGCCGGCGGCTGCCGGACGAGGAGGGGACGGTCCGGGTCGCGCTCGTCGCGACGCAGGCCCTGCTGCTCGCGGGCGACGACGTGCGGATCACGGTGGAGGTCGACGAGGGCCTGGCGCTCGAGGTCGTCGAGGTCGGCGGCACCGTGGCGTACGACATGCAGGGCGGTGCGGCGACCTGGGCGGTCGACGTGCACCTCGGCGCCGGGGCGCTGCTGGTCTGGGACGCGCTGCCGTTCGTCGTGGCCACCGGCGCCGACGTGCAGCGCACGAGCCGCCTCGCACTGGGCGAGGGGGCGCGTGCGGTGCTCCGCGAGACGTTCGTGCTCGGCCGCACGGGCGAGTCCGGCGGGCACCTGACCACGACGACCCGTGCGGACCTGGCCGGGCGACCGCTCCTCGTCGAGACCCTGACCGTCGACCCGGCCGCGCGCGCCGACCCGGCCCTGCTGGGCGGCGCCCGGTGCCTGGACACGGTCACGGTCCTGGGCGCCCGGTACGACGCCGACGCGCCGGCCGGTGGTGACGTGCTGCAGCTCGACGGGCCCGGCACGCTGGTCCGCACGTTCGGCTCGGACGCCCACACGGGCGACCTCGCCGCGGCGGTCACGCACGCGCGCCGGGCGGCCGCCACCGCCGCCCGCCCGGCCGTGGCCGCAGCGGCCCGGCCCGTTGGCGCCGTCCCCGCGGTTCGGTGA
- the ureG gene encoding urease accessory protein UreG encodes MAETTVPARAFRLGVAGPVGTGKTSLIALLCRELADEIEMGVVTNDIYTDEDAQILRAAGVLEIDRIRAVETGACPHTAIRDDVTPNLIAVEDLERDHGPLDLVLVESGGDNLTATFSPALVDAQIFVLDVAGGGDVARKGGPGIARADLLVVNKTDLAPYVDVDVERMLSDASAARDGGPVIGLSRHDPASVDALTDWVRRMTALVRGGGHTPVDPGPMAPHSHADEDGHVTVHSHGTAGHDDADHPHERMSHTHAHPHERHPHALAHERPAV; translated from the coding sequence ATGGCTGAGACCACCGTCCCCGCACGAGCCTTCAGGCTCGGTGTCGCGGGCCCCGTCGGCACGGGCAAGACGTCGCTCATCGCGCTGCTGTGCCGCGAGCTCGCCGACGAGATCGAGATGGGCGTCGTCACCAACGACATCTACACCGACGAGGACGCGCAGATCCTGCGGGCGGCGGGCGTCCTGGAGATCGACCGCATCCGAGCCGTCGAGACCGGCGCGTGCCCGCACACCGCGATCCGCGACGACGTCACCCCCAACCTCATCGCGGTCGAGGACCTCGAGCGCGACCACGGCCCGCTCGACCTCGTGCTCGTCGAGTCCGGCGGGGACAACCTCACCGCCACGTTCTCCCCCGCGCTCGTCGACGCGCAGATCTTCGTCCTCGACGTCGCCGGCGGCGGCGACGTCGCGCGCAAGGGCGGCCCGGGCATCGCGCGCGCCGACCTGCTGGTCGTCAACAAGACCGACCTCGCGCCCTACGTGGACGTCGACGTCGAGCGCATGCTGTCCGACGCGTCCGCGGCGCGCGACGGCGGGCCCGTGATCGGGCTGTCGCGGCACGACCCGGCGTCCGTCGACGCGCTCACCGACTGGGTGCGACGCATGACGGCCCTCGTTCGCGGCGGGGGCCACACCCCCGTCGACCCCGGCCCGATGGCGCCCCACAGCCACGCCGACGAGGACGGCCACGTCACCGTCCACAGCCACGGCACGGCGGGTCACGACGACGCGGACCACCCGCACGAGCGGATGTCCCACACGCACGCGCACCCGCACGAGCGCCACCCGCACGCGCTCGCGCACGAGCGCCCGGCGGTGTGA
- a CDS encoding urease accessory protein UreF — MTDVVGGRGGGEASALLVLAMLADARLPTGAHAHSAGLEPAVQAGLLTAHATPPARERSTHRAGDRIALSPPRGGEDVGRIPTLAATRLRTVTATEAGAAVVARHLWLDRRDLAPVEQAWAARTPSPAVRDAARRLGRGYLRLALALWPDDLDGAFPAGSAPPRPLVAGAIGAVTGLDALQVALLVGYDDVQTIASAALKLTPLDPATTTRWVLDLHPAVAAMAADVAHLTDPDDIPSAGAPMTDAWAQTHARTTRRLFHG; from the coding sequence GTGACGGACGTCGTCGGCGGGCGTGGGGGCGGTGAGGCGAGCGCGCTGCTCGTGCTCGCGATGCTCGCCGACGCGCGCCTGCCCACGGGCGCGCACGCCCACTCGGCCGGCCTGGAACCCGCGGTCCAGGCCGGCCTCCTCACCGCCCACGCCACCCCGCCCGCGAGAGAGCGATCCACCCACCGCGCCGGCGACCGGATCGCTCTGTCACCACCCAGGGGTGGTGAGGACGTCGGGAGGATCCCGACGCTCGCGGCGACGCGGCTGCGGACGGTGACCGCGACCGAGGCCGGTGCGGCCGTCGTCGCGCGCCACCTGTGGCTGGACCGGCGCGACCTCGCGCCCGTCGAGCAGGCGTGGGCGGCGCGGACGCCCAGCCCCGCGGTGCGCGACGCGGCCCGGCGCCTGGGCCGCGGCTACCTGCGGCTCGCGCTCGCGCTGTGGCCCGACGACCTCGACGGCGCGTTCCCGGCCGGCTCGGCGCCCCCGCGGCCGCTCGTCGCCGGTGCGATCGGCGCGGTCACGGGCCTCGACGCGCTCCAGGTCGCGCTGCTCGTCGGCTACGACGACGTGCAGACCATCGCGTCCGCCGCGCTCAAGCTCACGCCGCTGGACCCCGCGACGACGACGCGCTGGGTGCTCGACCTGCACCCGGCCGTGGCGGCCATGGCGGCCGACGTCGCCCACCTGACCGACCCGGACGACATCCCGTCGGCCGGGGCACCGATGACCGACGCGTGGGCGCAGACCCACGCCCGCACCACCCGGAGGCTGTTCCATGGCTGA